In one Solanum lycopersicum chromosome 11, SLM_r2.1 genomic region, the following are encoded:
- the LOC138339395 gene encoding uncharacterized protein: protein MDGIQERNMEEAHSSRNSIHPGSTKMFRNLRGVYWWEGMKKGIVEFVVRCLNCQQVKVEHERSGSLASTIQLPEWKWDMINMDFITGLQRSRRQHDSIWKYLGDPSLIVPTENVGIKDSLSYEEILVHILDCQVHKLRTKKVPSVKVLWRNQFVKETTWEVEEVMKKRYPHLFESEENADQCSKFSS from the exons ATGGACGGAATTCAAGAGAGGAAcatggaggaagctcatagctctagaaattccattcatccgggttccacaaagatgtttCGCAATTTGAGAGGGGtttattggtgggaaggtatgaagaagggcattgttgagtttgttgtcAGGTGCCTGAATTGCCAGCAAGTGAAAGTAGAACACGAGAGGTCTGGAAGTTTGGCTTCGACTATACAACtcccggaatggaagtgggatatgattaatatggatttcatcacaggctTGCAACGATCTCGcaggcaacatgattctatttgg aagtacttgggtgatccttcattgattgtaccaactgagaatgttgggattaaggatagCTTATCCTATGAAGAGATTCTGGTTCATATTTTAGATTGTcaagttcacaagttgagaaCTAAGAAAGTTCCATCAGTCaaagtcctttggaggaaccaatttgttaaagaaacaaCTTGGGAAGTTGAGGAGgttatgaagaagagatatccacatctctttgaatccgaAGAGAATGCAGATCAATGTAGTAAATTCTCTTCTTAG